A part of Rhodamnia argentea isolate NSW1041297 chromosome 8, ASM2092103v1, whole genome shotgun sequence genomic DNA contains:
- the LOC115736688 gene encoding serine/arginine-rich SC35-like splicing factor SCL30A isoform X1, with the protein MRGRSYTPSPPRGYGRRGRSPSPRGRYVGRGRDMPTSLLVRNLRHDCRPEDLRRPFGQFGALKDIYLPRDYYTGEPRGFGFVQYVDPADAAEAKYHMDGYVLLGRELTVVFAEENRKKPTEMRQREHVSSSRGRNDRRRSSAGYSRSPPPRHARSRSHSRDYYSPPAKRRYSRSASPQEKRHSREKSYSPRPSRERSYSRSPPINGSRSRSGSLAGGKSRSRSRSPPPEDYTRGPNGDGSPSQ; encoded by the exons ATGAGGGGAAGAAGCTACACCCCATCTCCCCCGAGGGGGTATGGCAGGAGAGGAAGGAGCCCTAGTCCACGGGGTCGATATGTTGGTCGTGGCAGAGATATGCCGACTAGCCTTCTTGTTCGCAATCTTCGTCATGATTGCAG GCCAGAAGATCTTCGCAGGCCATTTGGGCAGTTTGGTGCTCTTAAGGACATTTATTTGCCCAGGGACTACTACACTGG AGAGCCACGTGGTTTTGGTTTCGTCCAATATGTAGATCCTGCTGATGCTGCAGAGGCAAAATACCATATGGATGGATATGTGCTTCTTGGTCGGGAATTGACTGTTGTATTTGCTGAAGAGAATAGAAAGAAACCAACTGAAATGAGGCAGAGGGAGCACGTAAG CAGTAGTAGAGGTAGAAATGATCGAAGACGGTCTTCGGCAGGATATTCCCGGTCTCCACCTCCGCGTCATGCAAGGTCTCGGTCCCATAGTCGTGATTATTACTCCCCTCCCGCGAAAAGAAGGTACTCAAG ATCTGCTTCACCTCAAGAGAAAAGGCACAGCCGAGAGAAGTCATATTCCCCACGTCCCAGTCGGGAGAGGTCATACTCACGATCCCCGCCTATCAATGGTTCCCGAAGCCGTAGTGGAAGTCTGGCCGGAGGCAAAAGCAGAAGCCGAAGCCGAAGTCCTCCTCCTGAAGACTATACCAGAGGGCCAAATGGAGACGGGTCTCCTAGTCAGTAG
- the LOC115736688 gene encoding serine/arginine-rich SC35-like splicing factor SCL33 isoform X2, whose translation MRGRSYTPSPPRGYGRRGRSPSPRGRYVGRGRDMPTSLLVRNLRHDCRPEDLRRPFGQFGALKDIYLPRDYYTGEPRGFGFVQYVDPADAAEAKYHMDGYVLLGRELTVVFAEENRKKPTEMRQREHVSSRGRNDRRRSSAGYSRSPPPRHARSRSHSRDYYSPPAKRRYSRSASPQEKRHSREKSYSPRPSRERSYSRSPPINGSRSRSGSLAGGKSRSRSRSPPPEDYTRGPNGDGSPSQ comes from the exons ATGAGGGGAAGAAGCTACACCCCATCTCCCCCGAGGGGGTATGGCAGGAGAGGAAGGAGCCCTAGTCCACGGGGTCGATATGTTGGTCGTGGCAGAGATATGCCGACTAGCCTTCTTGTTCGCAATCTTCGTCATGATTGCAG GCCAGAAGATCTTCGCAGGCCATTTGGGCAGTTTGGTGCTCTTAAGGACATTTATTTGCCCAGGGACTACTACACTGG AGAGCCACGTGGTTTTGGTTTCGTCCAATATGTAGATCCTGCTGATGCTGCAGAGGCAAAATACCATATGGATGGATATGTGCTTCTTGGTCGGGAATTGACTGTTGTATTTGCTGAAGAGAATAGAAAGAAACCAACTGAAATGAGGCAGAGGGAGCACGTAAG TAGTAGAGGTAGAAATGATCGAAGACGGTCTTCGGCAGGATATTCCCGGTCTCCACCTCCGCGTCATGCAAGGTCTCGGTCCCATAGTCGTGATTATTACTCCCCTCCCGCGAAAAGAAGGTACTCAAG ATCTGCTTCACCTCAAGAGAAAAGGCACAGCCGAGAGAAGTCATATTCCCCACGTCCCAGTCGGGAGAGGTCATACTCACGATCCCCGCCTATCAATGGTTCCCGAAGCCGTAGTGGAAGTCTGGCCGGAGGCAAAAGCAGAAGCCGAAGCCGAAGTCCTCCTCCTGAAGACTATACCAGAGGGCCAAATGGAGACGGGTCTCCTAGTCAGTAG
- the LOC115736660 gene encoding probable CoA ligase CCL12, producing the protein MGQPKSIGEVGVDDLVEAGLSREAAAELERTLRVSLARARRQSGLYPREVWRELTSARVLKPSHPHRVHQLVYYSVYSDWDDSARGPPLYWFPSLSQSKETNLGRLMELHGGKLLGSSYKDPITSFSLFHKFSVEHPESMFHVYWSIILNELSISFHRPPSCILYTSDKSKPSGTWLPGAVLNIAECCLLPSQRQRKGDDSIALVWRDEGNDHMSVHRMTVKELREQVMLVANALDMTFSKGDAIAIDMPMTVHAVIIYLAIILGGFIVVSIADSFAPKEIASRLHISKAKGIFTQDFIQKGGRKFPLYSRVVEANPAKAIVLPVVGDGMGVKLREKDMSWKAFLCQADHIPRRHYYPSFYQSVDSVTNIIFSSGTTGEPKAIPWTQLSPIRCAAESWAHIDVQAGDVFCWPTNLGWVMGPIVLYSCFLAGATLALYHGSPLGWDFGKFVQDAGVTILGSVPSLVKAWKSTQCMEGLDWTKIRSFGSAGETSNVDDDLWLSSKSFYSPIIECCGGTELASTYIHGNHLQPQAFGAFSNASMTTRFVILDDHGVPYPDDQPCVGEVGLFPVHMGATNRLLNADHEEVYFKGMPTYKGVHLRRHGDIIKRTVGGHYIVLGRADDTMNLGGIKTSSVEIERVCDRADESIQETAAISVAPPTGGPEQLVVLVVLKKGYEAEPNDLKMKFSKAIQGNLNPLFKVSYVKIVAEFPRTASNKLLRREVRDQTRQQLFAQSKL; encoded by the exons atgggccaGCCCAAGAGCATCGGCGAGGTGGGCGTGGATGATCTGGTGGAGGCGGGTCTGTCCAGGGAAGCCGCCGCTGAGCTCGAGCGGACGCTCCGAGTGTCGCTGGCCCGAGCCCGGCGGCAGTCCGGGCTCTACCCGAGAGAGGTGTGGAGAGAGTTGACGAGCGCGAGGGTGTTGAAGCCGTCGCACCCCCACAGGGTGCATCAGTTGGTGTACTACTCGGTGTACTCCGATTGGGACGACTCCGCTCGAGGCCCTCCTCTCTATTGGTTCCCTTCCCT ATCCCAATCAAAAGAAACAAACTTGGGACGCCTCATGGAATTGCATGGCGGAAAGCTTCTGGGGTCATCGTACAAGGATCCCATAACGAGCTTTAGCCTTTTCCATAAATTCTCTGTGGAGCATCCTGAAAGTATGTTTCAT GTCTACTGGTCAATAATTCTTAATGAACTCTCAATTTCATTTCATCGTCCACCGAGCTGCATTCTTTACACGAGTGATAAATCAAAGCCCAGTGGTACGTGGCTTCCCGGGGCGGTACTAAACATAGCTGAATGCTGTCTATTGCCCTCACAACGACAGAGAAAAGGGGATGACAGTATAGCCTTAGTATggagagatgaaggcaatgatcaTATGAGTGTTCACCGTATGACAGTAAAAGAGCTTCGAGAACAAGTAAT GTTGGTGGCGAATGCGCTGGATATGACATTCTCAAAGGGAGACGCAATTGCAATCGACATGCCAATGACAGTCCATGCTGTTATCATATATTTGGCAATAATACTTGGAGGATTTATAGTCGTATCAATAGCTGACAGTTTCGCACCCAAGGAAATTGCAAGCCGTTTGCACATTTCTAAGGCAAAAGGAATATTTACTCAG GATTTTATACAAAAAGGAGGCCGGAAGTTTCCCTTGTATAG TCGAGTTGTAGAAGCTAATCCAGCAAAAGCAATTGTGCTTCCTGTGGTTGGAGACGGCATGGGCGTTAAGTTGAGAGAGAAAGACATGTCCTGGAAAGCTTTTCTTTGTCAAGCGGATCATATTCCCAG AAGGCATTATTACCCATCCTTTTACCAAAGCGTTGACTCCGTGAcaaatattatcttttcttctgGGACTACAG GAGAACCAAAAGCAATACCGTGGACTCAACTTTCACCTATCCGTTGTGCTGCTGAGTCATGGGCTCACATTGATGTTCAGGCTGGAGATGTTTTCTGCTGGCCTACAAACTTAGGGTGGGTCATGGGACCGATTGTGCTCTACTCCTGCTTTCTAGCCGGTGCAACTCTTGCTCTTTACCATGGATCTCCACTCGGATGGGATTTCGGAAAATTTGTTCAG GATGCAGGAGTGACCATTTTAGGCTCTGTACCAAGTTTAGTAAAAGCATGGAAGAGTACACAATGtatggaaggacttgattggacCAAGATCAG GTCATTTGGCTCCGCAGGGGAAACATCCAATGTCGATGATGACCTCTGGCTTTCTTCGAAATCCTTCTATAGCCCCATTATCGAGTGTTGTGGCGGCACGGAACTCGCATCGACTTACATTCATGGAAATCATCTGCAGCCTCAAGCTTTTGGTGCATTTAGCAATGCTTCCATGACGACCAGatttgtcatcttggatgaCCATGGAGTTCCTTAT CCAGATGATCAACCTTGTGTCGGCGAAGTGGGATTGTTCCCTGTTCATATGGGTGCAACCAATAGGCTGCTCAATGCTGATCATGAGGAAGTTTACTTCAAGGGAATGCCAACATACAAAGGGGTG CATCTGAGGAGACATGGAGACATCATTAAGAGAACTGTTGGAGGGCACTATATCGTGCTAGGGAGGGCCGATGACACAATGAATCTTGGTGGCATTAAG ACTAGTTCTGTTGAGATTGAGCGCGTCTGTGATAGAGCAGATGAATCTATACAAGAGACTGCCGCGATAAGTGTAGCACCACCGACCGGCGGTCCAGAACAGTTGGTCGTTCTCGTGGTGCTCAAGAAGGGGTATGAGGCTGAACCGAATGATCTGAAGATGAAATTCTCGAAAGCCATCCAGGGAAACCTCAACCCTTTGTTTAAG GTAAGCTATGTCAAGATTGTTGCCGAGTTCCCTCGAACGGCTTCTAACAAGCTACTGAGAAGAGAGGTGAGGGATCAGACGCGTCAACAGCTCTTTGCGCAGAGTAAGTTGTAG
- the LOC115736659 gene encoding probable CoA ligase CCL12, giving the protein MGKPKSIGEVGVDDLVEAGLSREAAAELERTLRVSLARARRQSGLYPREVWRELTSARTLKPSHPHRVHQLVYYSVYSDWDASARGPPLYWFPSLSQSKETNLGRLMELHGGRLLGSSYKDPITSFSHFHKFSVEHPDVYWSIILNEFSISFHRPPSCILNTSDKSKPHGSWLPGAVLNIAECCLLPCQQQRKGDDSIALVWRDEGYDHTSVNRMTLKELREQVMLVANALDVTFSKGDAIAIDMPMTVHAVIIYLAIILGGFVVVSIADSFAPKEIASRLHISKAKGIFTQDFIQRGGRKFPLYSRVVEANPAKAIVLPVVGDGVGVKLREKDMSWKAFLCQADHIPRRHYYPSFYQSVDSVTNILFSSGTTGEPKAIPWTQLSPIRCAADSWAHIDVRAGDVFCWPTNLGWVMGPIAIYSCFLVGATLALYNGSPLGRDFGKFVQDAGVTILGTVPSLVKAWKSTQCMEGLDWTKIRSFGSTGETSNVDDDLWLSSKSFYSPIIECCGGTELASSYIQGNHLQPQAFGAFSNASMTTGFVILDDHGVPHPDDQPCVGEVGLFPVYMGATDRLLNADHEKVYFKGMPTYKGVHLRRHGDIIKRTVGGHYIVQGRADDTMNLGGIKTSSVEIERVCDRADESILETAALSVAPPTGGPEQLVVLVVLKKGYEAEPNDLKVKFSRAIQGNLNPLFKVSYVKIAAEFPRTASNKLLRRVLRDQMRQQLFAQSKL; this is encoded by the exons atgggcaaGCCCAAGAGCATTGGCGAGGTGGGCGTGGATGATCTGGTGGAGGCGGGTCTGTCCAGGGAAGCCGCCGCTGAGCTCGAGCGGACGCTCCGAGTGTCGCTGGCCCGAGCCCGGCGGCAGTCCGGGCTCTACCCGAGAGAGGTGTGGAGAGAGTTGACGAGCGCGAGGACGTTGAAGCCGTCGCACCCCCACAGGGTGCATCAGTTGGTGTACTACTCGGTGTACTCCGATTGGGACGCCTCCGCTCGGGGCCCTCCTCTCTATTGGTTCCCTTCCCT ATCCCAATCAAAAGAAACAAACTTGGGACGCCTCATGGAATTGCATGGTGGAAGGCTTCTGGGGTCATCATACAAGGATCCCATAACGAGCTTTAGCCATTTCCATAAATTCTCCGTGGAGCATCCTGAT GTCTATTGGTCAATAATTCTTAACGAATTCTCAATTTCATTTCATCGCCCACCGAGCTGCATTCTCAACACAAGTGATAAATCAAAGCCCCATGGTTCATGGCTTCCCGGGGCGGTATTAAACATAGCTGAATGCTGTCTATTGCCTTGTCAACAACAGAGGAAAGGGGATGACAGTATAGCCTTAGTATGGAGAGATGAAGGCTATGATCATACGAGTGTTAACCGTATGACACTAAAAGAGCTTCGAGAACAAGTAAT GTTGGTGGCGAATGCGCTAGATGTGACATTCTCAAAGGGAGACGCAATTGCAATCGACATGCCAATGACGGTCCATGCTGTTATCATATATTTGGCAATAATACTCGGAGGATTTGTAGTTGTATCAATAGCTGACAGTTTCGCACCCAAGGAAATTGCAAGCCGTTTGCACATTTCTAAGGCAAAAGGAATCTTTACTCAG GATTTTATACAAAGAGGAGGCCGGAAGTTTCCATTGTATAG TCGAGTCGTAGAAGCTAATCCAGCAAAAGCAATCGTGCTCCCTGTGGTTGGAGATGGCGTGGGCGTTAAGTTGAGAGAGAAAGACATGTCGTGGAAAGCTTTTCTTTGTCAAGCGGATCATATTCCAAG AAGGCATTATTACCCATCCTTTTACCAAAGCGTTGACTCTGTGACAaatattctcttttcttctgGGACTACAG GAGAACCAAAAGCAATACCCTGGACTCAACTTTCACCTATCCGATGTGCCGCTGATTCATGGGCTCATATAGATGTTCGGGCTGGAGATGTTTTCTGCTGGCCTACAAACTTAGGGTGGGTCATGGGACCGATTGCAATCTACTCCTGCTTTCTAGTCGGTGCAACTCTTGCTCTTTACAATGGATCTCCACTCGGACGGGATTTCGGAAAATTTGTTCAG GATGCAGGAGTGACCATTTTAGGCACTGTACCAAGTTTAGTAAAAGCATGGAAGAGTACACAATGtatggaaggacttgattggacCAAGATTAG GTCATTTGGCTCCACAGGGGAAACATCCAATGTCGATGATGACCTCTGGCTTTCTTCGAAATCCTTCTATAGCCCCATTATCGAGTGTTGTGGCGGCACGGAACTCGCATCGTCTTACATTCAAGGAAATCATCTGCAGCCTCAAGCTTTTGGTGCATTTAGCAATGCTTCCATGACGACCGGATTTGTCATCCTGGATGACCATGGAGTTCCTCAT CCAGATGATCAACCTTGTGTCGGCGAAGTGGGATTGTTCCCTGTTTATATGGGTGCAACAGATAGGCTGCTCAATGCTGATCACGAGAAAGTTTACTTCAAGGGAATGCCAACATACAAAGGGGTG CATCTGAGGAGACATGGAGACATCATTAAGAGAACTGTTGGAGGGCACTACATCGTGCAAGGGAGGGCCGATGACACAATGAATCTTGGTGGCATTAAG ACGAGTTCTGTTGAGATTGAGCGCGTCTGTGATAGAGCAGATGAATCTATACTAGAGACTGCCGCGTTAAGTGTAGCACCACCCACTGGCGGTCCAGAACAGTTGGTCGTTCTCGTGGTGCTCAAGAAGGGGTATGAGGCCGAACCGAACGATCTGAAGGTGAAATTCTCGAGAGCCATCCAGGGAAACCTCAACCCTTTGTTTAAG GTAAGCTATGTCAAGATTGCTGCCGAGTTCCCTCGAACGGCCTCTAACAAGCTACTGAGGAGAGTGTTGAGGGATCAGATGCGTCAACAGCTCTTTGCGCAGAGTAAGTTGTAG